In Polynucleobacter sp. es-EL-1, the following are encoded in one genomic region:
- a CDS encoding transposase — translation MARQARTIIPGQAMHVLVRGNNRETIFLNEEDRRQYLDWLREAAKQFGSAVHAFALMPNHAHLLITPQGDDSLAKTMQSLGRRYAQYFNAQHQRSGTIWEGRFRSSLIDPEYFLRCQRYIELNPVRAGFESSPQDSTWTSFSSHIGGNAEPWLVDHQHFWSLGNTPFERQMAWVAFVKEGAPHWEDRQITEALIRSKPWVSESCAKKLFKDQTEQALIRHRGRPKKLVSINSMS, via the coding sequence ATGGCACGGCAAGCGCGCACCATCATTCCCGGCCAGGCAATGCATGTGCTGGTGCGTGGTAATAATCGTGAAACCATTTTTTTAAATGAAGAAGACCGTAGGCAGTATTTAGATTGGTTGCGAGAGGCTGCAAAGCAATTTGGAAGTGCAGTTCATGCTTTTGCCCTGATGCCAAATCATGCGCACCTTTTAATCACTCCACAAGGTGACGACTCCTTGGCAAAAACAATGCAGTCCTTAGGCAGACGTTACGCCCAGTACTTCAATGCACAGCACCAACGCTCTGGCACTATTTGGGAGGGTCGCTTTCGATCTTCTTTAATAGACCCTGAGTATTTTCTGCGTTGTCAGCGTTACATAGAGCTCAATCCAGTCAGGGCTGGATTTGAATCAAGCCCTCAAGATTCAACTTGGACCAGCTTTTCATCTCATATAGGCGGTAATGCAGAGCCTTGGCTTGTAGATCACCAGCATTTCTGGAGTTTGGGCAACACGCCCTTTGAGCGGCAAATGGCCTGGGTAGCTTTTGTAAAAGAGGGAGCTCCCCACTGGGAAGACAGGCAGATTACAGAAGCCTTAATTCGATCTAAGCCTTGGGTTAGTGAGAGTTGTGCCAAAAAGTTGTTTAAAGATCAGACCGAGCAGGCTTTAATCAGGCATCGTGGGCGCCCAAAGAAATTAGTTTCAATAAATTCAATGAGTTAA